In the genome of Triticum urartu cultivar G1812 chromosome 5, Tu2.1, whole genome shotgun sequence, one region contains:
- the LOC125507918 gene encoding uncharacterized protein LOC125507918: MDLAPFKLDIDELLDDYAKENCTSFTDFKRVWMAKKFSYIFEGRPKTNSGVFMQSLFLHCIGHMTSQSSLLQRLPGLYCLYCLYECQPYKPHYKIYLSLEESKKLKDFVIEAKQNGLALVPALVKRMLDKGMFLFGFINLLGDNEAKEVDEMNASQNKRVKFACDKLFANTQIGSYTHTDLGVEFELDSIKKLSMDYAKAKESAFAEASQTVDVEDAKHILQNDKLLGDKVEEIVKEWDAQKEEFYQKTGVSPHDELAVVDNDESGEFHDENETDAFDELEQLLLE, encoded by the exons ATGGATCTTGCTCCTTTCAAGCTGGATATTGATGAGCTACTAGATGATTATGCCAAG GAAAATTGTACGTCATTCACCGATTTCAAGAGAGTGTGGATGGCCAAGAAGTTTTCTTATATCTTTGAAGGCCGACCCAAGACGAATTCAGGCGTTTTTATGCAATCCCTCTTTTTGCATTGTATTG GCCATATGACTTCCCAAAGTTCTCTACTTCAGAGGTTGCCTGGGCTTTACTGCCTTTACTGCCTTTATGAGTGCCAACCATACAAGCCACACTACAAAATTTATCTGTCTCTTG AGGAGTCCAAGAAACTCAAAGACTTTGTCATTGAGGCTAAGCAGAATGGGCTTGCTCTTGTACCAGCACTTGTCAAAAGGATGCTGGACAAAGGCATGTTTCTGTTTGGGTTCATAAATTTGCTTGGTGACAATGAGGCAAAGGAGGTTGATGAAATGAATGCATCCCAGAATAAACGGGTGAAATTTGCCTGTGACAA GTTGTTTGCAAATACTCAAATAGGGAGTTACACGCACACAGACTTG GGAGTGGAGTTTGAACTTGACagcatcaagaaactgtcaatgGACTACGCTAAAGCCAAAGAATCAGCCTTTGCAG AGGCAAGCCAAACTGTTGATGTGGAAGATGCCAAGCACATCCTTCAGAATGACAAACTGCTGGGTGACAAGGTAGAGGAAATCGTCAAAGAGTGGGATGCCCAGAAGGAAGAGTTCTACCAGAAAACAGGTGTATCTCCCCATGATGAACTGGCGGTGGTTGACAACGACGAATCTGGAGAATTCCATGACGAAAACGAAACCGACGCCTTTGATGAGTTAGAACAGCTGCTGCTGGAATGA